Proteins encoded by one window of Candidatus Sericytochromatia bacterium:
- the rplA gene encoding 50S ribosomal protein L1, with the protein MAKLSKRQKALLDVVDAKASYGPQEGVELSKKAATAKFDETIEAHFRLGINTRHADQQVRSTVVLPAGTGKTVRIAVITKGERVKEAEAAGADFVGSEEMIAKIEGGWMDFDLLVASPDIMGALGKLGKVLGPRGLMPSPKAGTVTTEIGKSVREFKAGKVEFRADKQGIVHVPVGKASFEAERLYTNLGALYDAINKSKPAAAKGTYIRSVYLTSTMGPSVRLDLQRLGELAGVNK; encoded by the coding sequence ATGGCTAAATTGAGTAAGCGTCAAAAAGCGCTGCTGGATGTGGTAGACGCCAAGGCCTCCTATGGCCCTCAGGAGGGCGTCGAACTGTCCAAGAAGGCCGCGACGGCCAAGTTTGACGAGACCATCGAGGCTCACTTCCGGTTGGGCATCAACACCCGGCACGCCGACCAGCAAGTTCGCTCCACCGTCGTGTTGCCTGCCGGCACCGGAAAGACGGTTCGTATCGCCGTTATCACCAAGGGCGAGCGGGTCAAGGAAGCGGAAGCCGCTGGCGCCGACTTCGTGGGTTCTGAGGAAATGATCGCCAAGATCGAAGGCGGTTGGATGGACTTCGACCTGCTGGTCGCTTCACCCGACATCATGGGCGCGCTCGGTAAGCTCGGTAAGGTGCTGGGCCCTCGTGGTTTGATGCCCTCCCCCAAGGCCGGCACCGTGACCACCGAAATCGGCAAGTCCGTGCGTGAGTTCAAGGCCGGTAAGGTCGAGTTTCGGGCGGACAAGCAGGGCATCGTGCACGTCCCGGTTGGCAAGGCCAGTTTCGAAGCGGAACGCCTTTACACCAACCTCGGCGCTCTGTACGACGCCATCAACAAGTCCAAGCCGGCTGCCGCAAAGGGCACCTACATTCGCAGCGTCTACCTGACCTCGACCATGGGGCCGAGCGTCCGTCTCGACCTGCAACGGTTGGGCGAGCTGGCTGGCGTTAACAAGTAA
- the rplJ gene encoding 50S ribosomal protein L10 produces the protein MPTKDQKQAAVAELKDAFGRAQMAVVTDYRGLSVAELTDLRRRVQKAGGDVTIAKNTLLKVATEGQDNWSALDSLLSGPTAVVFGFDDVVGPAKALSDFAKEKRAVKIQIRGAVLEGKAVDPKGVEGLASLPSREVLIAQLLGVLQGPTRNLVGVLAGPSRKVVYALEAIRKAKESA, from the coding sequence TTGCCGACGAAAGATCAGAAGCAAGCGGCCGTCGCAGAACTCAAAGATGCGTTCGGTCGTGCGCAGATGGCTGTCGTGACGGATTACCGCGGCCTTTCGGTCGCGGAACTGACGGATCTGCGCCGCCGCGTGCAGAAGGCCGGCGGTGATGTCACGATCGCCAAGAACACGTTGCTCAAGGTCGCCACCGAAGGGCAGGACAACTGGTCGGCGCTGGACAGCTTGCTGTCCGGCCCGACGGCCGTCGTTTTCGGATTTGATGACGTCGTGGGGCCTGCCAAGGCTCTGTCTGACTTCGCCAAAGAAAAGCGGGCCGTCAAGATTCAGATTCGCGGTGCTGTGCTGGAAGGTAAGGCCGTCGATCCCAAGGGGGTCGAGGGACTTGCCAGCCTGCCGAGCCGCGAGGTGCTCATTGCACAGCTTCTGGGCGTGCTTCAAGGCCCCACGCGCAACCTGGTCGGCGTTCTCGCCGGTCCGTCGCGCAAGGTGGTCTACGCCCTCGAAGCCATTCGCAAGGCCAAAGAGTCCGCCTAG
- the rplL gene encoding 50S ribosomal protein L7/L12, translated as MTQEDMISAIESMTVLELNELVKALEDKFGVSAAAPAMMMAAAPAAGGAAAAVEEQTEFDVILESAGEKKINVLKVVRDATGLGLKEAKDLVDNAPKPVKEKIKKEDAEKLKAALEAEGAKVSIK; from the coding sequence ATGACCCAAGAAGACATGATCAGCGCCATCGAGTCGATGACCGTTCTCGAGCTGAACGAGCTCGTGAAGGCGCTCGAAGACAAGTTCGGCGTGTCGGCTGCTGCCCCTGCCATGATGATGGCTGCGGCGCCTGCCGCTGGCGGCGCTGCTGCTGCTGTCGAAGAGCAGACCGAGTTCGACGTGATCCTCGAGTCCGCTGGCGAGAAGAAGATCAACGTGCTGAAGGTCGTCCGCGACGCGACCGGTCTCGGCCTCAAGGAAGCCAAGGACCTGGTCGACAACGCGCCCAAGCCCGTCAAGGAAAAGATCAAGAAGGAAGACGCCGAGAAGCTCAAGGCTGCCCTCGAAGCCGAAGGCGCCAAGGTCTCGATCAAGTAG